In Drosophila subpulchrella strain 33 F10 #4 breed RU33 chromosome 3R, RU_Dsub_v1.1 Primary Assembly, whole genome shotgun sequence, the following are encoded in one genomic region:
- the LOC119563377 gene encoding D-aminoacyl-tRNA deacylase isoform X3: MRAVIQRVKAAKVTVLDELVSSIGPGLCVLVGIKASDTTKDVEYL, encoded by the exons ATGCGGGCGGTTATACAGAGGGTTAAGGCCGCCAAAGTGACGG TGCTGGATGAGCTGGTGTCCTCCATTGGACCGGGCCTGTGCGTGCTGGTGGGAATCAAGGCCAGCGATACGACGAAAGATGTTGAGTACCTGTAG
- the LOC119563366 gene encoding probable ribosome biogenesis protein RLP24, translating to MRIETCYFCSSKIYPGHGVNFVRNDCKIFKFCRGKCHKAFKRKKNPRKVGWTKAHRKAAGKELAIDPSFEFEKRRNVPIKYSRETWQKALEAIKRVTEIKEKRTSQFVMERLRKGRQIEIQMDVKDVQRNMSLIRSPAAGLRERRAKEAAEEAALMEEDLPEEKITYVDARELEKKLEEGMGIEDLEMLEA from the exons ATGCGCATTGAAACGTGTTATTTTTGCTCCAGCAAGATATACCCAGGCCACGGGGTGAACTTTGTGCGAAATGACTGCAAG ATCTTCAAATTCTGTCGCGGCAAGTGCCACAAGGCCTTCAAGCGGAAGAAGAACCCCCGCAAGGTCGGCTGGACGAAGGCGCACCGCAAGGCCGCCGGCAAGGAGCTGGCCATCGATCCCAGCTTCGAGTTCGAGAAGCGCCGCAACGTGCCCATCAAATACAGCCGCGAGACCTGGCAGAAGGCTCTGGAGGCCATCAAGCGGGTGACGGAGATCAAGGAGAAGCGCACCAGCCAGTTCGTGATGGAGCGCCTGCGCAAGGGTCGCCAGATCGAGATCCAGATGGACGTCAAGGATGTGCAGCGCAACATGTCCCTGATCCGCTCTCCAGCCGCTGGGCTCAGGGAGCGCCGTGCCAAGGAGGCGGCGGAGGAGGCCGCCCTCATGGAGGAGGACCTGCCCGAGGAGAAGATCACCTACGTGGATGCGCGCGAGCTCGAGAAGAAGCTCGAGGAGGGCATGGGAATCGAGGATCTGGAGATGTTAGAAGCCTAA
- the LOC119563377 gene encoding D-aminoacyl-tRNA deacylase isoform X2, producing the protein MSWCPPLDRACACWWESRPAIRRKMLSTCRVRKILALRLFEEDGKRWQKSAKDLNLELLCVSQFTLYHRLKGNKPDFSAAMKGEEAQQLYNHFLERLGQSYDSSKIKDGKFGAYMQVHIENDGPVTINLESPEEKQANEEVDK; encoded by the exons ATGAGCTGGTGTCCTCCATTGGACCGGGCCTGTGCGTGCTGGTGGGAATCAAGGCCAGCGATACGACGAAAGATGTTGAGTACCTGTAG GGTCCGAAAAATCCTGGCCCTCCGCTTGTTCGAGGAGGACGGCAAGCGGTGGCAAAAGTCCGCCAAGGATCTCAACCTAGAGCTGCTCTGCGTCTCACAGTTCACTTTATACCACCGGCTCAAGGGCAACAAGCCGGATTTCTCGGCTGCCATGAAGGGCGAGGAGGCGCAACAGCTGTACAATCACTTCCTGGAGCGCCTAGGTCAATCCTACGATAGCAGCAAGATTAAAG ATGGCAAATTCGGAGCCTACATGCAGGTTCACATAGAAAACGATGGACCCGTGACCATCAACCTGGAGAGTCCCGAGGAGAAGCAAGCCAACGAGGAAGTGGACAAGTGA
- the LOC119563377 gene encoding D-aminoacyl-tRNA deacylase isoform X1, translating to MRAVIQRVKAAKVTVLDELVSSIGPGLCVLVGIKASDTTKDVEYLVRKILALRLFEEDGKRWQKSAKDLNLELLCVSQFTLYHRLKGNKPDFSAAMKGEEAQQLYNHFLERLGQSYDSSKIKDGKFGAYMQVHIENDGPVTINLESPEEKQANEEVDK from the exons ATGCGGGCGGTTATACAGAGGGTTAAGGCCGCCAAAGTGACGG TGCTGGATGAGCTGGTGTCCTCCATTGGACCGGGCCTGTGCGTGCTGGTGGGAATCAAGGCCAGCGATACGACGAAAGATGTTGAGTACCT GGTCCGAAAAATCCTGGCCCTCCGCTTGTTCGAGGAGGACGGCAAGCGGTGGCAAAAGTCCGCCAAGGATCTCAACCTAGAGCTGCTCTGCGTCTCACAGTTCACTTTATACCACCGGCTCAAGGGCAACAAGCCGGATTTCTCGGCTGCCATGAAGGGCGAGGAGGCGCAACAGCTGTACAATCACTTCCTGGAGCGCCTAGGTCAATCCTACGATAGCAGCAAGATTAAAG ATGGCAAATTCGGAGCCTACATGCAGGTTCACATAGAAAACGATGGACCCGTGACCATCAACCTGGAGAGTCCCGAGGAGAAGCAAGCCAACGAGGAAGTGGACAAGTGA